gcccagacaaattaaacaacttcttttctcgctttgaggacaatacagtgagtaaaacatttaaacgtgttaaccctcgcaaggctgcaggcccagacggcatccccagccgcgccctcagagcatgcgcagaccagcttgctggtgtgtttacagacatattcaatcaatccctatcccagtctgctgttcccacatgcttcaagagggccaccggtgtttctgttcccaagaaagcgaaggtaactgagctaaacaactaccgccccatagcactcacttctgtcatcatgaagtgctttgagagactagtcaaggaccatatcacgtCCACTCTAACTgataccctagatccactccaatttgcttacctccccaataggtccactgacgaCGCAATccccatcacactgcacactgccctatcctatctggacaagaggaatacatatgtaagaatgctgttcattgactacagctcagcattcaacaccatagtgccctccgaactcgtcattaagctcgagaccttgggtctcgaccccgccctgtacacctgggtcctggactttctgacgggccgcccccaagtggtgagggtaggaaacaacatctccaccccgctgatcctcaacactggggctccacgagggtgcgttctcagccctctcctgttcacccatgactgcgtggccatgcacgcctccaactcaatcatcaagtttgcagacgacactacagtggtaagctttattaccaacaacgacgaggcggcctacagggaggaggtgagggccctcagagtgtggtgtcaggaaaataacctctcactcaacgtcaacaaaacaaaggagatgatcttggacttcaggaaacagcaatgtttacatatcctacattactcatcttatatgtatacactgtactctataccatctactgcatcttgcctatgccgcacggccatcgctcatccatatgtacatattcttattccatccctttacatttgtgtgtataaggtagtcgtttgttagattacttgttagatattactgcactgtcggaactagaagcacaagcatttcgctacactcacgttaacatctgctaaccatgtgtatgtgaccaataaagtcTGATTTGATTTAGACTCATCATGTACACACCATAGATCCATGGTCAGATTTAGGTTCTTAATAACCTTGTCCTCAAACTCAATTGCTACCACTTAGAGGTTCAATAGAGAGCAAGCCGACTGGTAGGTGAGATTATGTTCTTACTAGACATCAGTGTTCAGTCAGTCCaggcctgtactgtactgtagccctgtcctgtcctctcacaCTGCCACCTGCTGTTCTGGCGGCTGTATTGCTAGTACTGTTGCTACTGGCCTGACACTGAGGCTCAACTCAAAATGGCAGCTGTACACAGCTCTACAGTCAGaggccctgctctgctctgatctGGCCGCTGGGTTACTGTGTGGATTAGGGATTAGAGGTCCGTTTGACCGGGGATGATGCTTCTACATACATAGCTGATTAAGGTTTGATAGTGTTTGAatatacagtattagtcatgtagaATCATAAATTCAGATTTAGACTgcatgacagcaatccatgcttggGTTTAGCTTCCTTGGCACTGTTTCCAAATAGTAatattttagcatttgtggcacaaatcccattcaagtcatgggactgATATTAGCATATTTCGTGCATGTCCAAATCATCCGAGGGTTGCAGGGTCTGCAAGCCATCTCTAATTCTCATTATTTAACAAATGAATAAATCGGCCAATGTGTGTGTGAACCCGTTTTTAaccctctgtctgttctgttgtgAAGAGTGTGTGTGAAGAGAGTGGAGGAGTCAGAAGAACCTCAGCCGCTGTTCAGTGCCAGTGCTCCACCTGCCAGCCTCAGTCTACTGGGCAACTTTGAGgtaccactcactcactcactcactcactgactcactcactcactcacgtcACATAAGTGTACATGTATTGTATCTAAAGCATGTGTGTGTTACAGGAGTGTGTGTTGAACTACCGCCTGGAGCCGTTGGGGTCGGTGGAGGGTTTCATGGCCGAGGTGGGTGCTTCCGGAACCTTCTGCCCCAGTCACATGACCTTCCCCGTTGACGTTTCCTTCTACAGCATCTCTGACGACAACGCACCCTCGCCATACATGGTGAgacacacctacagtacatacagacatATTATATATATCCCCCACACACTTTAtatgcactgaacaaaaatataaatgcaacaatttcaaagattttactatgCTACGGTTCATATAAggtaatcagtcaattgaaataaatgaattaggccctacactatggttttcacatgactgaaaaagcagtcagtatctggtgtgaccaccatttgcctcatgcagcgcggcacatcttcacatagagttgatcaggctgttgattgtggcctgtggaatgttgtcccactcctctacaatggctgtccaaagttgctggatattggcgggaactggaacacgcttttgtacacgttgatccagagcatcccaaacatgctcgatgggtgacatgtctggtgagtatgcaggccatggaagaactgggacattttcagcttccaggagttgtgtacagatccttgcaacatggggccgtgcattatcatgctgaaacatgagatgatgttatgtgtgtgtgtatatatattatattatatttatatatattatatttatattatatttatatatattatatttatattatattaatatatattatattatatttatatatattatatttatattatatttatatatatttatatatatattatatttatatatatattatgtatgtatgtatatgcacacacacacttactgctCACAGTGCAGATCAAtattaatagtgtgtgtgtgttgtttttgctACAGGGAGTTATTAACCTGGAGACTCTGGGTAAACGGGGCTACCGTGTCCCTCCATCAGGAACCATTCAAGTGGTGAGGACAGATTTTCACTCTGTTGATTATACACATTGAAGACTTTTgtttaaatgtgtgtgcatgcgtgtcacTGTTGCTGACATAATaactccagacagagagaacaaaggaaaGATGGGCCAGCTCCCGTTCCAGCAGAGAGTTAGGAGAGGGAGACCTTAAGTGGGGACAGAGAGAAATACACTACTGTAGTGTGTTAATTAACcccttctcttttcctctcccgcccactttctctttctctctctctctcttgctctctccctcccactttctctctctctctctcctgccctctctccctctctctcctgccctctctccctctctcctgccctctctctctctcctgccctctctctctctcctgccctctctctctcgcactctctctcgcccccccctccccttctctcccagaCCTTATTTAACCCCAATAAGACGGTGGTGAAGATGTTTGTGGTGGTGTATGACCTGAGAGCCATGCCTGCCGGCCACCAGACCTTCCTCCGTCAGAGGACCTTTTCTGTCCCCGTTCGACGGGacagcacacactcacacaaacacggcagcccagacaacacacacacacccggcaGCAGCAGGAAAGCCCTCTCCCTCGGCCAGGAACGCATCCTGCGCTACCTCATTCACCTAAGGTAAGAAAGACGCCTGGCTCAGCTGACCTGTCAATCACATCTCACCTGTCAGTCAAATAGATGACCTGTTAGTCAAGACTGGACAGAAGACCAAACTGAACAGGAAAACATTGTACTGGCACTAATCTAGCTCTTTCTTCACCCCCCCAATTAAGGTTCCAGACCTCCAGGTCAGGTAAAGTGTACCTCCACAGGGATATCAGACTGCTGTTCAGTAGGAAGTCTATGGAGGTAGACAGTGGAGCGGCCTACGAACTCAAGTCCTACACAGAGTCCCCAGCTGACCCAGCCTTCTCCCCGCGctgctgacacacacatacacacacacacctctatctgcactgacacacacacacacacacacacacacacactcctctatcTGCACTGACGCACAAACTCCTCTAACTACACTGACGCATACACGCACACCCACAGAGCTGTCAGAGAGCTGGGCTCAGAGCGTTCTCATGTGGAACAGTCCAGACAGGCTCCGTCCCAGATACCTAAGGCCTGGAGATTTTGCTGACCATCTGACCATGAACAACTCCTGGCCCTACAGAACCCTGCTGTTTTCTGTGACGCTCAAACACGTATTTATACATGTAGAAAATGTATTAAAGACATGCTAAAACACACATCAAAAACACGTTAGCGACCATGGACCACTGACTGACCAGAACAAGCAATCAAGAGACTGAGAAAATGACAAGACGACATTGAAAAAGCGCACTGTGTATTTCCACGACTGGAAATCAAAAGGAGTAatattctgttttttttgtacTGTTACAAAAACAAATCTTTAAAGTGTTGCAATAGAGAGTAACATGTAGCTTTAGTGTTTACATCATTTTCTTTGTTTACCGTCAGTTATTTAATATTTAAATGAATATTTCAGTTACTGCTTATGTGACATCTATCATCCTCAGCATTATGATCTAGTGCAAAACTCTGTAAATCATAATGTGTATTTTTGACATTAACTCAGATCTGAAAATATATCTATATCTTAAAGCAATCTTGAAAGctgcattgtgtctgtgtgtcttttaTTTTGAGTGTTTTGGACAACTGAGGTCCATATCATGTCGACTGATGTAAAACATATCATGTCCttatacatcaaatcaaatgtatttatatagcccttcgtacatcagctgatatctcaaagtgctgtacagaaacccagcctaaaaccccaaacagcaagcaatgcaggtgtagaagcatggtggctaggaaaaactccctagaaaggccacaTATGATAAGGAAGATATGAAAATGAGTCAGTATTTCTACAGGGGTATAAAATGACTGTTTAAGTCCTCATTGGTCATAGCAGGTTGGTCCTGGGGTCAGATGTACATGATCAAGTGGCCTGTGGAGAAGACAAAGAATACACACTGAGGAGCCACATTCAAATCCTTGTCAATTAAATAATACTTTTGTTCTGTCTGCAAATCACTAATATATGTATCCTGACCCTTCTTTCTTAGTGTAGGCCTACTGCTGCAGGCTTCAACTGCCAAGAGGTCGTGGCACAGGTGGTGGCCACGCTCCATAACCACAGAGTCACTGGTTCAGCTCTGGCAGTTCCCCCACAATCACTGGCCTTCAATATAACCTATGGATCATGGTCCATCAAAGGAAGAATGTGTATAATTTAGCTTATTTCATGACATTGGACTTGATGACCAAAGCCTTCTGATGCAGTCCATTATCATTACAGCAAAAACACGACATTTACCATCATGCAATATACTGGGAAACACCACTTCAAATTTGATGTCAAAAACTTTTGTAGTGAATGTCGGTTGCATGAATTAAGTCGAGTAAAGTTGATGCTCAACAAAAGGCTCTACATTTGTCTTGCTCAAATATCAAGCGACAGTTTTTAGAGGAAGATGCATGAGCGCGCCTCTGCTAAAGAATGACGTCAGATCGGGCAGACATATTTGTGCGGGCTGATAGTTAACGGTCGGACGGATTCGTATGGGGAGAGGAAGCCAGGGCAAGGATTTAGTTCAGATTGTGTTTACTTTTCGACTTTGCCAGGGATCGAGGTTACACTGAAATGTCGGAGGAAATTGAGGGGACAAAGACGACGGAGGAGACGGTGGTGAATGACCAGAATGTACGTTTATTTGCCTTAAACACAACCACTTGCTAACCAACGACAGTCAAGCTGCACTGCAATGCACACTATCATATGATATGGCAGgtttttagctaacgttagctactgtaACGTCGTTAGCGTTAATCCTTTCTAACTAGCAATCGTGATTATCAACAACAATATCAGTTTGCTTAATAAATGCCAGTTGGTATCTAATCAAGCTGTTTTCCATAATTATTTGCAGTCGTAGCTAGCAGGGCTTTTCGATATTAAGCTAACGTTAACTAAGGTCGGATTTCATCTAGCTAACGCGGTAGCTAGCTTCGACAGTTAACGTTAGCATTGTGGGCAGCTAACGTTAACTAATCAAGCCATGGTTATTTGTTAAGTACAAGCAGAACAAATACCCCAATTATTGTGTTTCCTAAAGTAATAACCAACGTTAGTTAATTGACTTGCTTGTTGGATATTGACCTAACGAGTTAACGTTAAATATGTCGGTTTGTGTCTATTTTAGCAGCTTGCTAACAAACATCATTGGCACATTAGCCAGCTAGTTTTGACCACATTAACCAACACGTGATATAACTTACTGCCTACCACCATCAAAGCCATCTAACGTTAGGGAAGTTATGTTGCTTTCAGTGGCTTGACTACTAAAGAAGGCAGCCTGGCTGTGTGTCAACAGTGACTCGCCCCTCGCTGTACTGAAGGCCAGTGTTTGTTTTGTCCTGTccttagctaggtagctagctagctaaactcagcaaaaaaaataaatgtcctctcactgtcaactgcgtttattttcagcaaacttaacatgtgtaaatatttgtatgagcataacaagattcaacaactgatacataaactgaacaagttccacaggcatgtgactaacagaaattgaataatgtgtccctgaacaaagggggggtcaaaagtaacagtcagtatctggtgtagcTGCATTAAGtaatgcagtgcatctcctcctcatggactgcaccagatttgccagttcttgctgtgagatgttaccccactcttccaccaaggcacctgcaagttcctggacatttctgggggggaatggccctcaccctctgatccaacaggtcccagacttgcccaatgggattgagatccgggctcttcgctggccatggcagaacactgatattcaTGTCTTGAAGGAAaccacgcacagaacgagcagtatggctggtggcattgtcatgctggagggtcatgtcaggatgagcctgcaggaagggtcccacatgagggaggaggatgtcttccctgtaacgcacagcgttgagattgcctgcaatgacaacaagctcattccgatgatgctgtgacacaccgccccagaccatgacggacccccCACCTCGATCCCTCGCCAGAGTACAGGCCTTAGTGTAATGCTCAGTCCTTCGATGATAAACCCAAATCTGACCATCGCCCCTGATGAGAcgaaaccgcgactcgtcagtgaagagcactttttgccagtcctgtctggtccagcgacagtgggtttgtgccgataggcgacgttgttgccggtgaggaCCTGCCATACTACAGGCCTACAAGTCCAGCATCTCTCAGcgtattgcggacagtctgagcactgatggaggggttgtgcattcctggtgtaactcaggcagttgttgttgccatcctgtacctgtcccgcaggtgttgttacacgtggtctgccactgtgaggacgatcagctgtccgtcctgtctccctgtagcgctgtcttaggcgactcacagtatggacattgtaatttattgccctggccacatcttcagtcctcatgcctccttgcagcttgCCTAAGgtacattcacgcagatgagcagggaccctgggcatctttcttttggtgtttttcagagtctgtagaaaggcctcttttttttgtgtctaagttttcataactgtgaccttaattgcctacggtctgtaagctgtcagtgtcttaacgacctttccacagctccatgttcattaattatttatggtttattgaacaagcatgggaaacggtgtttaaaccctttacaatgaagatctgtgaagttatttggatttttatgaattatctttgaaagacagggtcctgaaaaagggacgtttcttttttttttgcagagtttGTCGATTAGATGACAACCTGAAGTCTCTGTGACTATCTGtgagaacattaggaacaccttacaAAAATTGAGtcgcacccccttttgccctcagaacaggctCAATTTGCCCGGGGTATGGACTACAAGGAtggtggcccatgttgactccaatgcttcccacagttgtcaagttggctggatgtcctttgtgtggtggaccattcttaattcACATGGGCAAacagttgagcgtgaaaacccagcagcgttgcagtttttAGCACAATTTAACCATGCGCTCTAGACTAGAGCATCCATAGGATCTGTGCAGCAGGCTGAAAGCTTGACTTCCCTACCATTAGTAACAGCCCTGCTCCCTCCACATGTGTTGTCCATGTGGGTGGCGTATGTGTTGTGCAGGTGTTTTCAGGAGCTGATGTGACAGACCACAGTGTGTTTGCTTAGCATAGCTTTGGGTACGCTGTCCGTACAACGGCTCGAACCCTGGGCGCAATGCCTCGCAAACACGTGACCGCCCGCTTGACAATGCCTTTAGCCAGCTGCGCCACAGAAAAGCTTTCAATTGTTGTTTGTGTTTCAGGAGATGGACGACAAGGTGACCAGTCCAGAGAAGGTTGAGGAGGCCAAGTTGAAGGCTCGCTACCCAAACCTGGGGCACAAACCTGGAGGCTCCGACCTGCTACGCAAACGCCTGACCAAGGGGGTGAGTCCACAGCCCTACCTACTGCCCTACCTTCTCTCCTAACTTATCCCCACAAGCCCACAGTTGTTTCTCTCTCAGCATCAATTAGACTATGTATTTTAAAAAAGTTACAGCTTGTTTTAAGTTGAACATTCTCTCTCTGCAGCAAAAGTATTTTGACTCTGGGGACTACAACATGGCCAAGGCCAAGGTGAAGAACAAGCAGCTTCCTGCAGCTGCG
This sequence is a window from Oncorhynchus clarkii lewisi isolate Uvic-CL-2024 chromosome 26, UVic_Ocla_1.0, whole genome shotgun sequence. Protein-coding genes within it:
- the LOC139384449 gene encoding cAMP-regulated phosphoprotein 19-like; the encoded protein is MSEEIEGTKTTEETVVNDQNEMDDKVTSPEKVEEAKLKARYPNLGHKPGGSDLLRKRLTKGQKYFDSGDYNMAKAKVKNKQLPAAASEKSGGGEITGDHIPTPQDLPQRKPSLVASKLAG